The genomic stretch CCCCGTGAGCTCCAACTCAAACAGCGCGGTAAACACTTCAGAAGAAGTCAGTTCCGGCTCAAGTTTTTCCATGATCTCGTCCAGTTGCAGCGCTTCATCCTGATGCAGGGCCTGCAGCACGAGATTCTCATTCGGCACCAGCGGCAAATCCTGAACAAGGGATGCAGAAGCCGGTGGATTGGATGCAGACCCGCCCGCCCCAGCCGACCCGGATTCCGCCGCAAGTTGTTCTTCCAATTGGATTCGCACCTGCGATGGCAGGTCTTCCCAGACATCCTCCCAGGTGGCTACAAGCCTTGCGCCCTGCTTGATGAGGGTGTTCGGGCCCCATGCCGTCTTGCTGGTCACATTTCCCGGTACAGCGAACACATCCCGGTTCTGCTCGAGGGCGCAGCGGGCCGTGACGCGGGTTCCGCTGGTTTCGCCTGCCTCCACCACCAGCACGCCCACGCTGATGCCACTGAGAATGCGGTTGCGGCGAGGGAAATTCGCCGGTGCGGGATACGTGCCAAGGCGGTATTCGGAGACGATGGCTCCGCCGCCCAGCAGGATCTGCTCGGCAAGAGACTTGTTTTCCTTGGGATAGATCACATCGATCCCCGTGCCCCAGACAGCGATGGTGGGAGCCTTGGCAGCCAGCGCTCCCTTGTGCGCGGCGCTATCGATGCCGCGGGCCATGCCGCTGAGAATGACCAGGCCGCGATGGGAGAGATCCCGCGAAAGCATCTCCGCCATCCCTGCTCCGTATGGCGTGGGATGACGCGTGCCGATGACGGCGAGCGATGGCCGCGCCAGGAGCGAGCGATCGCCGCGAATCCACAGAACTGGCGGGGCATCGTAGATTTCCTTGAGCCGCTCCGGGTAATCGTCATCCGAGTATGTGAGCAGCGATCCCCCTTCGGCGTAGACACGCTTCCACTCTTCCTCCGCCTCGGCACGTGCTTTGCCTTCCGCCACGAAGCGCACCGCGGCGGCGGGAAAATTGAGCGACTCCAACTCAGTTAGAGCAAGCTGGAAGATACGGGCGGGCGAGTCAAGCTTCTCGACTGCCTGCAGGATTCGACGCGGGCCGAGGCCGGAGGTAAGCGAGAGGGCAAGCCACGCGAGGCGGTCCTCTGTCCATGGAGCGGGCAAGGGAGCGGCTGCGGCGGGCGCGGTGGGACTGCCGGATTTTACTAGAGAAGGAAGCTTCATCTCAGCGCAAAACATCCATCTGCAGGAGCGATTCGAGATCACCCTGCATGGGAGATTTATTTTTTGCTAGTTGCGCTCACACTAGCTGCGTGGCTGTTTGGTGTCAAGCGGAGCAGGACGCGCGCAGCCCGCGGACGTGCGGAGAAGAGGCCGCAAAGCCTTGGCAAAGTGTGGGGGTAGACTGGAAAAGTGAGTCACTCAAAAAAACTTCCCCTACTAAGAATTGCAGCGATTGACTTTTTGAATCCGGCCCCGCTGATGTGGGACTTCGAGCACGATCCCGAACAAGCCAAACTCGCAAGACGCTACAGCATCCACCGCACCATGCCTTCGCAGTGCGCCGCACAGTTGAAAGACGGCACGGCGGATATCGGACTGGTGCCGATTGCCACGTATCCAACCACCCCGAATCTTTCCATTATTCCCGGCTGCGCAATCGCCTCAATTGATTTCGTGCGCTCGATCCTGCTGGTGGTGCCGCAGGCAAAAGCCATGGATGGAGTGAGGACCGTGGCGGCGGATACTTCGTCGCGTGCTTCGCTGGCCTACACACAGATCCTCTTCCAGCGCGTTTGGCGCAGACAGCCGGAGTTTGTGCAGCACGCACCCTCTCTGGACGCGATGCTGGAGCACTGCGATGCGGCTCTGCTGATTGGCGACCGGGCGCTGATGGCGCTTGAGGATGCGCCAGCCCGCGAACTGCGCACCGGAGAAAAGCTGGCATATATCGACCTGGCACACGAGTGGAGACTGCATACGGGCACGCCCTGGGTTTCCGCTTTCTGGGCCGTGCGCAGCGAGGCTCCACAAGCAGCAGGCGTGAGCGAGGAAGTTATCGTCGAGGATTTTGTGCAGTCGCGGGATCACGGGATGCAGCGTATCGACGATCTGGCGGAGGAATGGACGTCGAGGATTTCGCTCTCGCGCGAGGCGATCCGCTCGTATCTCACGAACAATATCCACTACGTAATGGACGAAAGCTGCATGGAAGCGATGAGGTTGTTCTTCCGCTATGCGGAGGAGTGCGGCGTGCTACCGAAGGCTCCGGCGCTGCGCGAGCTAACGACAGCCGCCAAAACTAGCTAGATAGCGGCTCGGCGAAGCACCCCTCGGCTGAAAAAACGAGCCTCTAAAAAACGCGGCCGGCAGGGATGAATCCCCTTGCCGGCCGTTTTTCTGCGGACTCTGTGACCACTTCTTCGCTGACCCGCTAAATCTCCCAGCGCAGCAGCGAAGCTCCGGTAGTGAACCCTGCGCCAACCGAGGCAATCAGTACCAGGTCGCCGCGATGCAGATGGTTTTCCTGCCGCGCGGTATCCATGGCCAGCGGGATGGTTGCGGCGGTGGTATTCCCGTAGCGATCGATGTTGATGATGACCTGCTCAGGCGTCAGCCCGAGGCGCTCCGCGGTGGAGAGAATGATGCGCTTATTCGCCTGGTGAGGGATGAAGCAGCCGAGGTCCTTGCCGGTGATGCCGTTTCTCGTGAGTACCTTCTCCGCGACTTCAGCCATCTTGCGGACGGCGTATTTGTAGACCGCCTGGCCGTCCTGGCGGACATAGTGCATCTTCTTTTCAATAGTCTCGGCACTGGGGCGATGCAGGCTTCCCCCAGCGGGCATATAGAGAGAGCAGGCACCGGAGCCATCGATCTCGTGTACGAAGTCGAGCATGCCCAGTTCGCCCTCCTCCGCTGGCTCAAGGAGCACAGCGCCGGCGCCATCGCCGAAGAGGATGCAGGTGGAGCGGTCCGTGTAGTCGAGGATCGACGACATCGTGTCCGCGCCGATCACCATGACCTTGGAGTGCGCTCCGGACTCAACCAGCTTGCTGCCAACCTGCAGAGCATAGACAAAGCCAGAGCAGGCCGCGGAGAGATCGAATCCCCATGCGCCCTTGGCGCCAATCTTGTCCTGCACCAGGCAGGCGGTCGCCGGAAAGAGCATGTCCGGCGTTACGGTGGCGACAATGATGGCCTCGACATCGGTTGCGGCAATGCCGCGTTCGGCGAGGCAGCGGCGCGCAGCTTCCGCAGCCATATCACTGGTTGCCACTCCGGGATCGACGATGTGCCGCTCGCGGATGCCGGTGCGGTCCACGATCCACTGGTCGTTGGTGTCTACCATCTTTTCCAGGTCGGCATTGGTGAGGATACGAGGCGGGACGTAAGTACCGAGGGCTGTAATCTTGGCGCGTCTTGCCACACGCGGACGCACTTCTAAGCTCAATGGATATCTCCTGAAGGCCGTGTTCCAGCCCATATTCTCTACTGAAGGGGATGCGTCTGTCCATGAGCCGGGAAGGTGGGCTAAGTGTATGCCGGGCGACCTACTGCGCACACAACGACCCGTTACCGTTGCTTCCTTCCGGACCTGGCGGGGTTGGCGGGATTGAGTCGCGTAGGACCCGGCACTCTTGAATCATACCATCGCCGAGGGCCAATCGAAGTAGGTCGTGGCGAAGTACAGCCTTGAAGTGCGTCTTTGTGGATCCGGGAATTTGAGCGGCGGCTTTTAGCTTTTCCTGCGGGCTGCCGATAGAGGTAGGGAGAGAAAGTTTTCTCTTCAATCTTCATTCATTTTCATAGAGGGCGGAACCCGCTACAGAATGAAATCAAGAATCCTCGGTACAGCTATCCTGACCATGCTTCTCTTCGACAATAGCGGACTGTCGCAAAGCCTGTCCGGACGACGAGCCGCTTATTCAGCTTCAACCTCAGATGCCTCATTTCAGTCGCTGCACGCTTTCAGCTCGAGTCGTGACCGCGCTGCCGACGCAGACTCCGCCGCGGCAACTTCTGCAATTCTTCCTGCTCCCAGCACTGGTATACCCCAAGCCATTCGTCCCTTTTCGAGGATTGGCATTGACTCGCACGTAGGACTTGGCGGAGTTGGATTCGATGTAGCAACGCCTCTCTCCAGGAAGTTCAATCTTCGCGCCGGCTCAGACTTCTTCAGCTACTCCACCTCCTTCCAGGAGCAGGGAGCGAATGTCGCCATCGACTTCCGTCTGCGATCCGGGCACGCATCTCTGGATTGGTTTCCATTCGGCGGGCGGTTTCGCTTGAGCCCGCAGGTCGTCTTCGCAAACAACAACCGGATGCAGGCGACCGCAGTGATTCCCCCAGGCAGCACAGTGACCTTGAACGGCCAGGATTACGTCAGCAGTGCAACCGACCCGCTGCACGGAAGCGGATCGGTCGATTTTCGCAGGACTTCGCCTGGCTTTACCCTTGGGTTCGGCAATATCGTCCCGCGCAAACGGAGTCACATAAGCATCCCTACAGAACTTGGGTTCTACTATGTGGGCCAGCCCGGATTGAAGGTTAACTTCAGCGGCAGCGCGTGCGATCCTACGCTGCCACCGGCCATCGGATGTCAGCCTGTTATGCAGGACGCGGGCTTCCAGAAGAATCTCGCAGCATTTATAGCGCGCAACAACAACAATCTGAGCTACGCATCGTTCTTTCCGGTTCTCTCGGTAGGCTTCGGCTATATGTTCTAGCGCATCTCCATCGCGCATCGTCATTGCAGGTTCCCGAGCGACCAGCCATCCGCGAGGGAACCTGACGAATGCTTACGGGCAGCAATTGCGCCAGGCTGGGCCCGACTCTACTCCCTGACCCGACCTCGGCCGACCTCTGACCAAGCCCCTGACTCAGCCGCTGACCAAGCCGAAGACCGGCGGCTCCGTTAGAATAGTAGGGTGAAGCATCTTCCCCAGAAACCTGCAATCGACGCGACAGACGCTCTGCCGAGTCCCTCCATCGACCTCGCCCAACCTGGCTCCGCAGCGCCGGTGAAGGTGGGCTTCGTCAGCCTTGGCTGTCCTAAGAACCTGGTGGACAGCGAAGTGATGATGGGTCTGCTGAACCAGGCCGGGGCACAGATGACCTCGTCTCCCGAGAACGCCGATGTGCTGGTGGTGAACACCTGCTCGTTCATCGACTCGGCCAAGCAGGAGTCGGTGGACGCGATTCTGGAGATGGCGCAGCACAAGGCGACCGGTGCGGGCAAGAAGCTGATTGTGGCTGGCTGCCTGGTGGAGCGCTATCGCGATGAGATTCGCAGGAACATCCCCGAAGTGGACGCCGTGGTGGGCACAGGCGAGTTGGAGCAGATCCTGGCAGCCGCGGGGTTGCAGCGGCCCATGCTCAACCAGGCGCCATCGCCCTTCAACATCCTGACCGCTGCCGAGTCTTCGCGGGCAGAGGGAGATCTGCGCGAGCAGCAAGGCCGCTTTGCGCGCACGGAGTGGGACGGCGCAGCGCCTGCGCTTCCGAAGTACCTCTACGACGAAACGACGCCGCGGCTGCTGGCAACGCCGCGCTCCTCCGCCTACATCAAGATCGCCGAGGGCTGCGATCATCCCTGCAGCTTCTGCGTTATTCCCAATCTGCGCGGCAAGTTTCGCTCGCGCCGCTTTGAGTCGGTGGTGACAGAGGCGCAGCGGCTGGTGGCGCAGGGCGTGCAGGAGATTACGCTGGTGGGTCAGGACACCACCTGCTACGGCGAGGATCTTGGCATGAAGGACGGCCTGGCGCTGCTGCTCGACAGGCTGGCACGCATCGAAGGGCTGCGGTGGCTGCGCTTCCTCTACGCCTATCCCAATAAGATCACCGGGAAGCTGCTGGAGACCATCGCGCTGCACCCGAACATCTGCAAATACCTGGATGTGCCGTTGCAGCACGCCTCGCCGGCAGTGCTGAAAAACATGAAGCGCGGCGCAGGGGCGGAGATCTTCCTGAAGACGCTGGAGAAGGTTCGCGCCACCGTGCCGGGAATCGCGCTGCGGACCTCATTTATCGTCGGCTTCCCCGGCGAGACGGATGCCGACTTCGCCGTATTGAGCGACTTTGTGCGGGAGGCGCGGTTTGACTGGCTCGGAGTCTTCAGCTACTCGGATGAAGACGGGTCAAAGGCCTTCCACCATGAAGACAAGGTGGTGAAGCGCACGATTGAGGCCCGGCGGCGGGCTCTGATGCGCCTGCAAAAAGGCATCAGCAAAAAGGCGAAGAAGCAATGGGTAGGCCGCACGCTGGACGTATTGGTTGAAGGCGAATCCGAGGAGACCTCGATGCTGTGGGAGGCTCGTTCGCAGTTCCACGCACCGGAGATTGACGGCAAGATCTATATCAACGACTTCGGGGAGCAGGAAGAGCTGACGCCGGGAAACTTCTACCGCTGCGAGATCACCGAGGCGCATGAATACGATGTGGTAGGAAGGATCGTGTAACGCAGCAGGATACAGTTGGGTTGCCAGTCATCATGAACACAGCGAAAAAGAAAGCCGCAAAGAAAACTATTCTCCGTTGTCCTACGTGCCGAACGATCGTCACCATGAAGGACGAGGATTATCCGTTCTGCAGTGATCGTTGCCGGCAGATCGACCTGGGCAAATGGGCGAGCGGGGTGTACCGGATTTCATCGCCCATCCTTGACCCTGACGTGCTGGAAGATCTGCCTCCTTCAGCGGAGAAGAGTTCGAGCAACGATGAGTAGGTTCCCGGGACTGAAGACGCGTTGGGCATGGGTCGTGGGAACCTTCTTTGGCGCGGGGCTGGGTAAACCGGGGCCCGGGACATGGGGCTCCATAGCAGCGCTGTTGCTGTGGTGGCTGCTGGCGCATTTTGCCGCTCCGTCGACGCTGCACCTTGCCCTGATTACCGCCGCGGCTGCGTTGCTGGCGACCGTGATTGGGATTCCGGCGGGAACCATCGTGGCCCGGGAGACGGGCCGCGAAGATCCGGGCCACGTGGTAGTGGATGAAGCAGTGGGCCAGTGGATCGCACTGATCGCCTGCCCGGTGGACTGGCGACACCCCTTGCTGGCGCTGCTGCTGTTTCGCGCTTTTGACATTGTGAAACCGTGGCCTGCGCGGCAACTGGAAAATCTGCCGGGCGGATGGGGCATCATGCTCGATGATGTAGCCGCCGGGCTGTATGCTTTGCTTATCTTGCAGTTTGCCCGCCATTGGTTTTAGCGCAATGATTTTTTGAGCGCACCGGGCCAACGGCACGGATGGGAATGACGGGACCGAGATGACCTTTCTGAATCGCGAACGGAACACAACGCTGCGGCCGGTGCTTGACGCAGTCGTGCCCGGAGCAGCCTTGCCGGGTGGAGAAGTAGAGCTTCGGGGAGCAAACCTGGGGCCGATCGACTCCCGAATCCCAACCGCCCTGGTGGACGGGTCGGCGGCGGCAGTGCTGCTGAGCCGCTCGCAACGCATGATCGTCCGCGTGCCGGAGACCCACGGCGCAGGAGAGGTGCGGATTCAACAGGGCGAGGTGCACAGCAACCCGCTGGAGTTGAAGGTTGCACAGTTGCTGGCCGAGGGTGTGCATGCCGTCGGCAATCCGGTGATCGATGTTGCGGGAAATGTCTACGTCACCTTCTCCGGGCCTCGCGGGCAGCAGACGCCCGTCTCGGTCTTCAAGGTGACGCCGGATGGCGAACCGGAGAGCTTTCTGACGGGCGTGATGAACGCTACCGGACTGGCATTGGATCCAGCGGGTTATCTCTATGTTTCGTCGCGGCACGAAGGCACGGTGTATCGCGTGTCGCCAGAGGGCGCTGCTTCGCTGTACTCCGAAGGAATGGGCGTGGCTACCGGGCTGGCCTTCGACGAAAAGGGTGATCTGTATGTTGGGGACCGCTCCGGCACTATCTTCAAGATTTCGCGGGACCGGCAGATCTTCGTCTTTGCCACGCTGGAGCCGAGCGTAGCGGCCTACCACCTTGCCTTTGGACTGGATGGCACGCTCTTTGTAACCGGGCCAACCACTTCGAGCCACGACAACGTATATGCGATCGACCGCGACGGGGCCACGCATGTCTATTACAGCGGCCTGGGACGCCCGCAGGGACTGGCGGTCGACACCCACGGCAACCTGTATGTAACAGCCTCGCTGGGGGGCAAGCGCGGAGTCATCCGCATCACTCGTTCCGGAGAGGCATCGCTGGTGCTGGCAGGTTCCAATTTGGTAGGGCTGGCCCTGGGCCGCGATGGAATGATGGTCCTGGCTACCGGCACCGCCGTTTATCATGTTTTCCTGGGGATTGAGGGCCTGCGCTTCTTCTAGTCTCAGCCTGGCAGGAGCATGGTGCGTTTCAGGGAAAAGGGGCTGGCCTGCAAGACATTGCTGTTTTTTGTCCAGAAATCCCTGGCTCCAGTGGTAGCATCCTGCGTTGGTTGTGAATTGGGTCGAGCGTAAGAAAACGGATCGGCCCAAATTTATCAGGTACAGATCGGCCCAGATGAACTGTGAAATCATCGCCGTCGGATCAGAACTTCTGACGCCGTACCGGCAGGACACCAACTCCCTCTTTGTCACCGACCGCTTGTACGGGCTGGGCGTGCGCGTCATCTTCAAGACGATTGTGGGAGACCGGAAGGATCACCTGGTTGACGCCATCCAGACAGCGCTGCGCCGGGTTGACATCCTGATCCTGACCGGAGGCCTGGGGCCTACGGAAGACGACCTGACACGGCCAGCGGTAGCCACCGCGCTGAAGATTCCGCTGAAGCGCGACCCTGAGATTGTGGCCAAGCTGTATGCCCGCTTTGCGGCGAGGCGCACGCAGATGACGCCGAATAATACGCGGCAGGGCGACAGGCTGGAGAACGCAACCATCCTCGACAATCCGAACGGAACGGCTCCAGGGCAGTGGCTGGATACGGTGTATGGCGGTCATCGCAAGCTGGTGATTTTGTTGCCGGGTCCACCGTCGGAGTTGCAGCCCATGTTCGACAATGAGTGCATGCCGCTGCTGCAGTCCACGCTGCCGCCGCGCTTTATTGCCCGCCGGACGCTGAAAGCGGCGATGATCGGCGAATCCGCGGCAGATGCGCGGATCGCTCCCATCTACCAGAAATACGGAGACGTGGAGACGACGATCCTGGCGGGTACCGGAGATATCCAGATCAATCTGCTATGCGCGAAGAAAGCGATGGACCTGGCGCAGCATCGCGTGGACGAGCTGGCGGAGAAGATCGAAGAGGAGTTGGACGACTCGATCTACTCCTCGCAGGCGGAGACGCTGGAGCAGATCGTCCTCTACTACCTGGAAATGCGCGGAGCGACTCTGGCCGTGGCGGAAAGCTGCACCGGTGGGCTTATGTCCGAGCGGCTGACAAGGATCAGTGGCAGTTCCAGATCGTTCCTCGGTGGAGCAGTCGTCTACAGCAACGACCTGAAGACAGAGTTTGCCGACGTTCCGCGGACGCTGATTGACGACTACGGCGTGGTCAGCGGTGAAGTAGCGGAAGCCATGGCCGACGGCATCCGCGAGCGCGTGGGAGCAACCTTCGGCTGCGGCATCACCGGCATCGCAGGCCCCGGCGGAGGCACGGAAGAGAAGCCCGTGGGGCTGGTATATATTGCCGTCTCCGATGGGAAACACACCGATGTGCTGGAGAAGCAATTCAGCGGAGACCGCGAACGCGTTCGCCAGTGGGCAACGCAGCAGGCACTGGACATGGTGCGCCGCCGCCTGATGTAGCGGCCGTCTGATGTAACGAAGGAGGCCGCCAGCTTCCCGGCGGCCCCCGGAAATGCAGCCTACTTTATCTGCAAACGCGAGATGCGCGTGTCCCAATTCCCCAGCTTGGCGCGGGTAGCACCGCAGGTAGAGTCGGCCATCCATTGGGCCAGCGTGCAACTCTGCCCAATGTATTCACTGGCGAGCCAGATATCATTGCCGGTCGCCACCGCCGCTCCGTAGTCGCCCCAGCGCGGACGATTCGAGTACTGCGGATAACCGGTAAATCCGTCCGATGGCCCCACCCCGGCGGCCGCAAGTTGTACAGTGCCCGCGCCGGCAATCGCATCGACCGAGGCGTATCCCGCAGAGGGGTAGAAGTCCGGTCCGGTAAGTGTAAACGCCATTGCGCCCCTCCCGTTCGCTGTCGCGGCAATCGCCGGGTACGTCACGTTGTTATTGGGCACGGCGAGGTAGCCCTGCGTCATAACATGACCACTGTTTGGGTTGAGAACGAAGTATGCAGCCCCAGCCAGCGCGTGAATCCCGTCAAAGGTCACGCCGGTGTCCAGCGCCGCCCACAGCCTGCCATTGGCGTAGTACACCTGCTGCATGCGCGAGTCGTTGCTGT from Acidisarcina sp. encodes the following:
- a CDS encoding beta-ketoacyl-ACP synthase III, giving the protein MSLEVRPRVARRAKITALGTYVPPRILTNADLEKMVDTNDQWIVDRTGIRERHIVDPGVATSDMAAEAARRCLAERGIAATDVEAIIVATVTPDMLFPATACLVQDKIGAKGAWGFDLSAACSGFVYALQVGSKLVESGAHSKVMVIGADTMSSILDYTDRSTCILFGDGAGAVLLEPAEEGELGMLDFVHEIDGSGACSLYMPAGGSLHRPSAETIEKKMHYVRQDGQAVYKYAVRKMAEVAEKVLTRNGITGKDLGCFIPHQANKRIILSTAERLGLTPEQVIINIDRYGNTTAATIPLAMDTARQENHLHRGDLVLIASVGAGFTTGASLLRWEI
- a CDS encoding menaquinone biosynthesis protein, with the protein product MSHSKKLPLLRIAAIDFLNPAPLMWDFEHDPEQAKLARRYSIHRTMPSQCAAQLKDGTADIGLVPIATYPTTPNLSIIPGCAIASIDFVRSILLVVPQAKAMDGVRTVAADTSSRASLAYTQILFQRVWRRQPEFVQHAPSLDAMLEHCDAALLIGDRALMALEDAPARELRTGEKLAYIDLAHEWRLHTGTPWVSAFWAVRSEAPQAAGVSEEVIVEDFVQSRDHGMQRIDDLAEEWTSRISLSREAIRSYLTNNIHYVMDESCMEAMRLFFRYAEECGVLPKAPALRELTTAAKTS
- a CDS encoding phosphatidylglycerophosphatase A, translated to MSRFPGLKTRWAWVVGTFFGAGLGKPGPGTWGSIAALLLWWLLAHFAAPSTLHLALITAAAALLATVIGIPAGTIVARETGREDPGHVVVDEAVGQWIALIACPVDWRHPLLALLLFRAFDIVKPWPARQLENLPGGWGIMLDDVAAGLYALLILQFARHWF
- a CDS encoding competence/damage-inducible protein A — protein: MNCEIIAVGSELLTPYRQDTNSLFVTDRLYGLGVRVIFKTIVGDRKDHLVDAIQTALRRVDILILTGGLGPTEDDLTRPAVATALKIPLKRDPEIVAKLYARFAARRTQMTPNNTRQGDRLENATILDNPNGTAPGQWLDTVYGGHRKLVILLPGPPSELQPMFDNECMPLLQSTLPPRFIARRTLKAAMIGESAADARIAPIYQKYGDVETTILAGTGDIQINLLCAKKAMDLAQHRVDELAEKIEEELDDSIYSSQAETLEQIVLYYLEMRGATLAVAESCTGGLMSERLTRISGSSRSFLGGAVVYSNDLKTEFADVPRTLIDDYGVVSGEVAEAMADGIRERVGATFGCGITGIAGPGGGTEEKPVGLVYIAVSDGKHTDVLEKQFSGDRERVRQWATQQALDMVRRRLM
- the dprA gene encoding DNA-processing protein DprA: MKLPSLVKSGSPTAPAAAAPLPAPWTEDRLAWLALSLTSGLGPRRILQAVEKLDSPARIFQLALTELESLNFPAAAVRFVAEGKARAEAEEEWKRVYAEGGSLLTYSDDDYPERLKEIYDAPPVLWIRGDRSLLARPSLAVIGTRHPTPYGAGMAEMLSRDLSHRGLVILSGMARGIDSAAHKGALAAKAPTIAVWGTGIDVIYPKENKSLAEQILLGGGAIVSEYRLGTYPAPANFPRRNRILSGISVGVLVVEAGETSGTRVTARCALEQNRDVFAVPGNVTSKTAWGPNTLIKQGARLVATWEDVWEDLPSQVRIQLEEQLAAESGSAGAGGSASNPPASASLVQDLPLVPNENLVLQALHQDEALQLDEIMEKLEPELTSSEVFTALFELELTGRIRQLPGKNYVRSF
- the yacG gene encoding DNA gyrase inhibitor YacG; translation: MNTAKKKAAKKTILRCPTCRTIVTMKDEDYPFCSDRCRQIDLGKWASGVYRISSPILDPDVLEDLPPSAEKSSSNDE
- the rimO gene encoding 30S ribosomal protein S12 methylthiotransferase RimO, which codes for MKHLPQKPAIDATDALPSPSIDLAQPGSAAPVKVGFVSLGCPKNLVDSEVMMGLLNQAGAQMTSSPENADVLVVNTCSFIDSAKQESVDAILEMAQHKATGAGKKLIVAGCLVERYRDEIRRNIPEVDAVVGTGELEQILAAAGLQRPMLNQAPSPFNILTAAESSRAEGDLREQQGRFARTEWDGAAPALPKYLYDETTPRLLATPRSSAYIKIAEGCDHPCSFCVIPNLRGKFRSRRFESVVTEAQRLVAQGVQEITLVGQDTTCYGEDLGMKDGLALLLDRLARIEGLRWLRFLYAYPNKITGKLLETIALHPNICKYLDVPLQHASPAVLKNMKRGAGAEIFLKTLEKVRATVPGIALRTSFIVGFPGETDADFAVLSDFVREARFDWLGVFSYSDEDGSKAFHHEDKVVKRTIEARRRALMRLQKGISKKAKKQWVGRTLDVLVEGESEETSMLWEARSQFHAPEIDGKIYINDFGEQEELTPGNFYRCEITEAHEYDVVGRIV